Genomic window (Leptospira kirschneri serovar Cynopteri str. 3522 CT):
TCGCTAAATTGATCGATTACGAAACAATGGAACCTTTTCGAGTAGGAAAAGTCGAAAAGATTGAACCCGATTTCGAATATCTAAAACATGAAAACTTTAAAAAGGGTTTTGAAAGACTTTTGTTCCTTACCAAAAGAATACTACTTTCAGAAGGTGCCGGCGAAGATTTGATTCTTAGAATGAACGAACTAATGACGCACCCTTTTCCAATCGATTTTATCGCTTCTATTCTTAACTTTGAATTTTCTAAAAAACAGGAAATTCTAGTAGATCCAAATCCAATGGAAAAGATGAAAATTTTAATGCGAATTGCGGAGGAACTTAACTTAAGAGAATAAAAGTTATCTTAAATGATTTAGAATAACGGATGTTTGATTACTAAATAAAATACCGATCAATAACGTAAATTCGACGTAAGAAAATCCAAACAAATAAAAAACTCAGGTGCAACTACTTCCTGAACTCAACAAATCGTTTACTATGAATCAAGTTTTGGAACGTAACTGCAACTCGTATATTTCGAAGCTAAAATGACTCACGACCTAAAACGCTTTCGTAAAAAGCGTTTTGCTGAGTTTCAAACGCGACCCGTCGAACGACCCATGGAAGTGAGACGCTGAGTTACTTCGAGCGACCGTAGAAGCGAGACGCTGAGTTCAGGAGAGAGTTTTGCTTTAGTTTCAAACGCTTTCGTAAAAAACATTTCATTGAATTCTTTTTTTTATTCCAATTCCTATGGAATTTCCGAAAACGATCCCACTACACAAACAATGACAAATTAAAAATTCATTTTATACAGTTTTTCTTATAATACTTTTTTAAACAACCTTCTCGATGTCACGTAACGATCGATCCACCACTTCATAGAAATTTTATCGATCACAACACCCCTCGTAGAAGAAGCATGTGCAAATTCTTT
Coding sequences:
- a CDS encoding LON peptidase substrate-binding domain-containing protein, producing MLPVSITTVPIFPLPEIILFPGTYLPLHIFEPRYRLMLDYCMESSEELAIAPLLSKSKMLSLHPEIETVFGWGKIVRRDPLPDGRSNILLEGKGIAKLIDYETMEPFRVGKVEKIEPDFEYLKHENFKKGFERLLFLTKRILLSEGAGEDLILRMNELMTHPFPIDFIASILNFEFSKKQEILVDPNPMEKMKILMRIAEELNLRE